The genomic stretch ACTTGCTGAACGCGCATACCTCAAGAACCCCGCTGGCGATCTTTTATGCGATATTAATCCGCTGGTAGGATGCTCGTCTTGGTTTACAAAATGGCAGGGCACCCTGTTTTTTGACGTTCCTAATGCCCTGTGGGGAGCCCTGTTTTTTGCCGGAATGGTAGGCCTCGGGCTCGTCCTAGTCACGGGCGGGCGTATGCACCGCCTGCTGTGGCTAGCCGCCAGCGCAGGAACAACACTGGGCATGGTGTGGGTCCTGTGGTTCGGCTACCAATCCTACGGAGTAGAACGGTCGATCTGCCCGTATTGCGTGGTCGTATGGCTGGCGGTGATTCCGCTGTTCGTCCACGTTGTAGCGCGCACCTTGCAGGCCGGCCACCTCGGCGCCGGTGCGGCGCGAGTGGGCTCAACCCTCGTCCGCGACCGCTGGGTGATCGTCGGCGTCATCTACGGCCTGCTGGTGATCGCCACCGTCGTCGCCTTCTGGGACGTATGGGACCTGGTGTTCTAACCAGCGGCGATAAATGCCGAGTTTCTAGTTCGCACGCCCCGGAATCTTATCCGCGTAGCCCATGCTAGAAAGCGCTTCGCGAAGCTTGTCCATCGCCTGAGCAATCTCTTCCGCGGGTGCCTGCTGGGCGTTTTGCACGTAGGCGGCCTCTTCACTCTCGGCTGGAATCACGTGAATGTGGGTGTGCGGAACTTCGAAACCCAAAATGGCTGCCACAGCGCGCGGCACTCCGAAAGCGCGTTCTTGTGCCGAGGCGATCACCTGCGAAACTTTCGCCATGTGGGCGAAAACTTCCGGCTCGACGTCGTTGAACTTATCAACCTCGCGGATGGGGATCACCATGACGTGACCGGGGCGCATCGGTTCGATCGTTGAGATGACAGCACAGTGCTCGTCTTTCCACACGATATTTCCGGGGAGTTCGCCTGCAATAATCTTCGAAAAAACACTAGCCATGACTCCAGTGTACGGCGAAAGTCACGTCTCTCACAGTGGCTCTCACCAGGTCAGGGGTGCGGGCTTGGATAGAATGGCCGCGATTAGTCAAAGGAGTAATATGAACACGCCAGCGCATCGGTATACGGCAGAGCTTGCGAACCAGATTGAACTGAAGTGGCAAGATCGCTGGGATGAGAATGAGACTTTTCAAGCCCCGAATCCGGTAGGAGATTTGGCGCCTGCAGATGGTGAGAAGCTCACGAAGGATCCGTATTACTTGCTGGACATGTTCCCTTACCCGTCAGGTAAAGGGCTGCACGTTGGCCACCCGCTTGGCTACATTGCTACCGATACGCTCGCACGTTTTGCGCGTATGCAGGGCAAGAACGTGCTGTACACGATGGGATATGACTCCTTTGGTCTTCCTGCTGAACAGTACGCTGTACAAACCGGCCAGCATCCGCGGGTGACCACCGAGGAAAATATTGCGAACATGGCCCGTCAGCTGCGCAGGCTTGGCATGTCGCATGAAAAGCGCCGGTCTGTGGCCACCACCGACGTCGACTTCATGGGCTGGACCCAGTGGATTTTCCTGCAGATTTATAATTCGTGGTACGACGCCGACGCGCCCGGTCGCGCACCAGGCACGGTTGGTCGTGCTCGCCCGATCAGTGAACTTATTGAGGCATACGAGCAGGGAACAGTTGCGACGCCGGATGGTCGGCCGTGGTCCGAACTGTCCGAGGATGAGCGCCGCCAGGCAGTTGATAGCAAGCGTCTGGCCTACATTGACTACGCTCCGGTGAATTGGGCCCCCGGGCTGGGAACCGTGCTGGCTAATGAAGAAGTCACCGCCGAAGGGCGTTCCGAACGTGGAAACTTCCCCGTCTTCAAACGCGAGCTACGCCAGTGGATGATGCGGATTACCGCCTACGCTGATCGCCTTGCCGAGGATCTTGATCTGGTGGACTGGCCGGAAAAGGTGCGGCTCATGCAGCGCAACTGGATCGGCAAGTCGCACGGCGCGCAAGTGGATTTCGTTGCGCACAGTGCCGACGGCGATCACACGCTGCGCGTGTTTACTACCCGCCCGGACACCCTGTTCGGCGCAACGTTCATGGTGGTTTCCCCCGAGCATCCGATGCTTGCCGGTTCTGGGATTCCGCGCGAATGGCCGGAAGGTACGAAGGCCGTGTGGACGGGCGGGGCTGGCACGCCCGGCGTCGCCGTCACTGACTATCAGGCACAGGCCGCCCGCAAGTCCGAGGTTGATCGCGCTGATGACACCCGTGAAAAGACGGGCGTGTTCACCGGTATCTACGCCACCAATCCGGTCAACGGGAAGAAGATCCCCGTCTTCACTGCTGATTACGTGATGATGGGATACGGTACGGGCGCGATTATGGCCGTGCCGGCACACGACCAGCGTGATTTCGATTTTGCTAAGGCCTTCGATCTGCCCATCATTCCCACGATGAAACCGGAAGATGGCTTCGAGTGGGATAGGGCGTGGGAAGCCGACGGCGAGATCATTGATTCGGCGAACGACGAGATTTCGCTTAATGGTATGCATCTTGATGAGGCAGTCAAAGCGATCACCGAATGGCTCGAGAGCAAGGGGCTGGGCGAGGCGACTGTCACCTATCGGCTCCGGGACTGGCTGTTTTCCCGCCAGCGTTACTGGGGTGAACCGTTCCCGATCGTCTATGACGAGGACGGCCACCCCCACGATCTTCCAGAATCGATGCTTCCGGTCGAACTTCCCGACACGCCGGACTACACGCCGCGTTCGTTCGATCCCGACGACGCCGAATCCAACCCGGAGCCGCCGCTCGGCCGTCTTGATGACTGGGTGAACGTCGAGCTCGATCTGGGCGATGGGCCGAAGATGTATAAGCGTGACACGAACACGATGCCGAACTGGGCTGGTTCGTGCTGGTACGAGCTACGCTACTTGGATCCAAATAACACTGAAAAGTTTGTTGATCCGCAGGTTGAAGAATACTGGATGGGTCCGAACGAGAAGAAGAAGGCTGGCGGTACCGACCTGTATGTCGGCGGCGTCGAACATGCCGTGTTGCACTTGCTGTATGCCCGTTTCTGGCACAAGGTGCTCTACGATCTGGGGCATGTGAGCTCCTCGGAGCCGTTCCACAAGCTGTTCAACCAGGGTTACGTACAGGCCTACGCTTACACTGATTCTCGCGGCCAGTATGTTCCGGCCGATGAGGTGGAAGAAGTTGCTGCCGCAGACGGTTCGGGCGAGGTCACGTACATGTGGAACGGCGAGCAGGTCAACCGTGAATACGGCAAGATGGGCAAGTCGCTGAAGAACATTGTCACCCCCGATGAGATGGCTGAACAGTACGGTGCAGACACGTTCCGGGTGTATGAAATGTCGATGGGCCCACTTGATGTGGATCGCCCGTGGGAAACCCGGGCGGTTGTGGGCGCGCATCGCTTCTTGCAGCGGCTGTGGCGCAACGTTGTCGATGAAGAAACTGGGCAGATCGTCGTCGTTGATGAAGAGCCGGATCTGGAAACGGCGAAGCTGACAGCCCGGACGATTGTGGGCGTGGCTGAGGACTACGCGAACATGCACATCAACACGGCGATTGCCAAGATGATTGTGCTCAACAATCATTTGACAACGCGCGATGTTCCGCGTTCGGTTGCCGAGGCGCTCGTGTTGATGGTTGCTCCCGTGGCGCCGCACGTGGCCGAGGAACTGTGGGAGCGGCTTGGTCATGACGAGTCGCTGGCCTACGAACCGTTCCCGCAGGTCACCGATGAATCGCTGCTGGAAGATGACACGGTCACCGCGATCGTCCAGGTCAAGGGCAAGGTGCGGGACCGGTTCGAGGTCGCACCGGATATTTCTGCGGACGAGCTGGAAAAGCTCGCGTTGGCGTCCGAGAAGGTGCAAAAGTTCCTGGATGGTGAGCCGCGTAAGGTGATTGTCCGGGCACCGAACTTGGTGAACGTGGTGCCGTAAAACGCCGGCATTCCAAGCAGACTCCGTCCACAGGCTGGAATGGGGTCTGCTTACTACTCGAGACGCGTTACAGTTGTTCGAACTCAACAGAAAGGGCACGTGATGGCCGCTATCGACATCTCCGAGGTGGAGGCATTCGGGCGGAATGCGTGGAAGATTGTTTCTCCTACTGGAGCTACCGCGGTGGTGTCCAGCAGGGGCGCAACCCTCGTGTCCTGGCAACCCCAGCCCGGTGTGGAGTTGATATCGAGCTATGTTGATGCCAAGGAGCTTGATGCGGCTGTAGGTGGACGCGCGCTGATTATGGCGCCGTG from Trueperella bialowiezensis encodes the following:
- a CDS encoding vitamin K epoxide reductase family protein, coding for MANTSNDLDDLDIAELDRRLAKLQAKATEHEKAGGASRETGIVWVVASFVGMFAAFMLLLAERAYLKNPAGDLLCDINPLVGCSSWFTKWQGTLFFDVPNALWGALFFAGMVGLGLVLVTGGRMHRLLWLAASAGTTLGMVWVLWFGYQSYGVERSICPYCVVVWLAVIPLFVHVVARTLQAGHLGAGAARVGSTLVRDRWVIVGVIYGLLVIATVVAFWDVWDLVF
- a CDS encoding HIT family protein, encoding MASVFSKIIAGELPGNIVWKDEHCAVISTIEPMRPGHVMVIPIREVDKFNDVEPEVFAHMAKVSQVIASAQERAFGVPRAVAAILGFEVPHTHIHVIPAESEEAAYVQNAQQAPAEEIAQAMDKLREALSSMGYADKIPGRAN
- the leuS gene encoding leucine--tRNA ligase; translation: MNTPAHRYTAELANQIELKWQDRWDENETFQAPNPVGDLAPADGEKLTKDPYYLLDMFPYPSGKGLHVGHPLGYIATDTLARFARMQGKNVLYTMGYDSFGLPAEQYAVQTGQHPRVTTEENIANMARQLRRLGMSHEKRRSVATTDVDFMGWTQWIFLQIYNSWYDADAPGRAPGTVGRARPISELIEAYEQGTVATPDGRPWSELSEDERRQAVDSKRLAYIDYAPVNWAPGLGTVLANEEVTAEGRSERGNFPVFKRELRQWMMRITAYADRLAEDLDLVDWPEKVRLMQRNWIGKSHGAQVDFVAHSADGDHTLRVFTTRPDTLFGATFMVVSPEHPMLAGSGIPREWPEGTKAVWTGGAGTPGVAVTDYQAQAARKSEVDRADDTREKTGVFTGIYATNPVNGKKIPVFTADYVMMGYGTGAIMAVPAHDQRDFDFAKAFDLPIIPTMKPEDGFEWDRAWEADGEIIDSANDEISLNGMHLDEAVKAITEWLESKGLGEATVTYRLRDWLFSRQRYWGEPFPIVYDEDGHPHDLPESMLPVELPDTPDYTPRSFDPDDAESNPEPPLGRLDDWVNVELDLGDGPKMYKRDTNTMPNWAGSCWYELRYLDPNNTEKFVDPQVEEYWMGPNEKKKAGGTDLYVGGVEHAVLHLLYARFWHKVLYDLGHVSSSEPFHKLFNQGYVQAYAYTDSRGQYVPADEVEEVAAADGSGEVTYMWNGEQVNREYGKMGKSLKNIVTPDEMAEQYGADTFRVYEMSMGPLDVDRPWETRAVVGAHRFLQRLWRNVVDEETGQIVVVDEEPDLETAKLTARTIVGVAEDYANMHINTAIAKMIVLNNHLTTRDVPRSVAEALVLMVAPVAPHVAEELWERLGHDESLAYEPFPQVTDESLLEDDTVTAIVQVKGKVRDRFEVAPDISADELEKLALASEKVQKFLDGEPRKVIVRAPNLVNVVP